One stretch of Desulfobacterales bacterium DNA includes these proteins:
- a CDS encoding site-specific DNA-methyltransferase: MKKQKLELTWIGKEERPRLEPRILLEDPEKSYHAAHRVTKNDIFDNRLIFGDNLLALKALEQEFTGKIKCVFIDPPYNTGSAFTHYDDGVEHSIWLSLMRDRLEIIRRLLSEDGSLWITIDDNECHYLKVLCDEIFGRANFVASNIWQKRYSRENREAIGDAHDYVLLYAKQAGQFKKTRNRVPITEEQAKVYKNPNNHPRGRWRGIPMTAQGYRPNQMYEIVTPNCPCQTLLSANS; the protein is encoded by the coding sequence ATGAAAAAACAAAAACTCGAACTGACCTGGATCGGCAAGGAGGAGCGACCGCGGCTGGAGCCGCGCATTCTGCTGGAAGATCCGGAAAAGTCCTACCATGCTGCGCACCGGGTGACGAAGAACGATATTTTCGACAACCGGTTGATCTTCGGCGACAACCTGCTGGCCTTGAAGGCCCTGGAGCAGGAGTTTACCGGCAAGATCAAATGCGTGTTCATCGACCCGCCGTACAATACCGGTTCCGCCTTCACCCATTACGACGACGGGGTGGAACATTCCATTTGGTTGAGCCTGATGCGGGATCGATTGGAGATAATTCGGCGGCTGCTTTCCGAGGACGGCTCCTTATGGATTACGATTGACGATAACGAGTGCCATTACCTGAAAGTCTTATGTGATGAGATTTTTGGGCGGGCGAATTTTGTTGCAAGCAATATCTGGCAAAAACGATACTCGCGGGAGAACCGTGAAGCCATAGGCGATGCACACGACTATGTATTGCTTTACGCAAAACAAGCTGGTCAGTTTAAGAAAACAAGAAACCGCGTTCCGATAACGGAAGAACAGGCTAAAGTCTACAAGAACCCAAACAATCATCCGCGAGGCCGATGGCGTGGTATTCCGATGACGGCTCAAGGATATCGACCGAATCAAATGTATGAAATCGTCACTCCTAATTGTCCTTGTCAAACACTTTTGTCAGCTAATTCCTGA
- a CDS encoding ATP-binding protein, which translates to MITLIEAKNYRCLRYIKQRLGAFHVLVGPNASGKTTFLDVIAFLGDLVTDGPLAAVTARTRNFQDLLWWRSGDRFEIAIEAAIPEHLRKMLRDHANDTVRYEIALQLDESSQEISIMAEKVLLKMSSPPHQARQRTLFPEAVEAPATIITPTRAKGTTVIVNKVANGNDNFYSEVYRKKGKGWAPSFKLGPQKSALGNVPADEANFPVTSWLNSLLVEKVERLNLNSLLIRKASPPGQGRGFRADGSNLPWVIDYFQNIDKDRFRDWLAHLRTALPDLCNVRTVERPDDRHRYLILEYDGGLETPSWMASDGTLRLLALTVLAYLPNFSGVYLIEEPENGIHPRAVDTIFQSLSSVYDAQILVATHSPVILSMVAPANVLCFAKTSDGAADIVRGDEHPALRDWRGEENLGVLFAGGVLG; encoded by the coding sequence ATGATCACACTAATTGAGGCAAAAAATTACCGCTGTCTTCGATACATCAAGCAGCGGCTGGGGGCATTCCATGTTTTGGTTGGCCCCAATGCGAGCGGCAAGACCACCTTTCTTGACGTGATTGCATTCCTCGGCGATCTGGTGACCGACGGGCCGCTGGCCGCCGTCACCGCCAGAACGCGAAATTTTCAGGATCTGCTCTGGTGGCGGAGCGGGGACAGGTTTGAAATAGCAATTGAAGCAGCCATACCGGAACATCTTCGTAAGATGCTACGAGATCATGCGAACGACACTGTCCGCTACGAAATCGCCCTTCAGTTGGATGAAAGCTCCCAGGAGATATCGATCATGGCAGAGAAAGTGCTCTTAAAAATGTCTTCTCCACCCCACCAGGCAAGGCAGCGGACGCTTTTCCCGGAGGCTGTTGAGGCGCCTGCCACCATTATCACCCCCACGCGTGCCAAGGGAACTACGGTGATTGTCAATAAGGTGGCCAATGGCAATGACAACTTCTATTCCGAGGTGTACCGGAAAAAGGGCAAAGGCTGGGCTCCCTCTTTTAAACTGGGGCCACAAAAATCCGCTTTGGGTAATGTTCCGGCGGACGAGGCGAATTTCCCGGTGACCTCCTGGTTGAACAGCCTGCTGGTCGAAAAAGTGGAACGGCTGAATTTGAACAGCCTGCTGATCCGCAAAGCGAGCCCCCCCGGGCAGGGACGAGGTTTTCGCGCCGATGGCTCTAATCTTCCCTGGGTAATTGATTACTTTCAAAATATCGATAAGGACAGATTCCGTGACTGGCTTGCCCACCTGAGAACGGCCCTTCCTGATCTGTGTAATGTCCGGACAGTCGAACGTCCTGACGACCGGCATCGTTATTTGATCCTGGAATATGATGGTGGGCTCGAGACTCCATCGTGGATGGCCTCCGACGGCACACTCCGTCTTCTGGCCCTGACGGTTCTCGCGTATCTGCCGAATTTCAGCGGCGTGTATTTGATTGAGGAGCCGGAAAACGGCATTCATCCGCGTGCTGTTGACACGATTTTCCAATCACTTTCTTCGGTATATGACGCCCAGATCCTGGTGGCAACCCATTCACCGGTTATCCTCAGCATGGTTGCGCCAGCTAATGTTTTGTGTTTTGCCAAGACTTCGGATGGGGCTGCGGATATTGTCCGGGGTGACGAGCATCCGGCGCTCAGGGATTGGCGGGGCGAAGAGAATCTCGGTGTGTTGTTTGCCGGAGGAGTGCTGGGATGA
- a CDS encoding SNF2-related protein, translating into MGITDILSLTDYQSKLIAHELTRRCPSDSVEKLAAVLVDAQVDLNPHQVDAALFAFTSPLSTGALLADEVGLGKTIEAGLVLSQKWAERQRRILVITPSSLRKQWYQELTEKFFLPCRLLESKFYNAAIKQGRFRPFEGDEIVICSYHFAKNKAEDVHAVPWDLVVIDEAHRLRNVYKPSNVIANTLKWALAGKDKLLLTATPLQNSLLELFGLVSFIDEHTFGDLKSFREQYANLNQKQVFNTLKARLRPICHRTLRRQVLPYIKYTQRLPLVQEFTPEESEDRLYHLVSNYLQRDNLQALPASQRTLMTLVLRKLLASSSFAIAGALTSIANRLKDKLRRQAPATSLEDELDQDYEALDETAEEWNNGESEPPLSQEDRSAIAGEIDDLEAFTELALSIDHNAKGRSMLTALEVAFAKAAQAGAARKAIIFTESRRTQDYLLRLLLDSKFSKGIVLFNGSNTDKRSKQIYSAWVERHQGSDRVSGSRTADIRSALVDYFREEGRIMIATEAGAEGINLQFCSLVVNYDLPWNPQRIEQRIGRCHRYGQQCDVVVVNFLNRNNAADLRVFELLSEKFKLFEGVFGASDEVLGAIESGVDFEKRIAAIYQQCRQPEEIQTAFDQLQRELSLEINEAMTRTRRQLMEHFDDEVREKLKVRDKDSRAYLNRYERLLMQMSRHELAGHAEFINDSSFRLNSQPFPNQADQIPLGLYELPRRSGEAHLFRLNHLLAESLLAQAKSRELPPAEIRFDYGRHDGKITALEPFIGESGWLTASVFTIEALDQAEDYMILAAVTDQGRMLDEESARRLLSLPASVKGSALKIPALVSLDEHTRKRQATIQRDISERNARFFEAEADKLDGWADDLKIGLERELKELDRQIKEARRAATAALTLEEKLAGQKQIKALESQRNQKRRSLFEAQDEVDRQREELIAQIEGKLRQKTELNPLFMIQWTLLAA; encoded by the coding sequence TTGGGAATTACCGATATTTTGAGTCTCACCGACTATCAAAGCAAACTCATTGCCCACGAGCTTACCCGGCGCTGCCCTTCCGATAGTGTGGAAAAACTTGCCGCCGTCCTCGTTGACGCCCAGGTCGATCTCAATCCACATCAAGTCGATGCAGCCCTATTTGCTTTCACGTCGCCCCTCTCAACCGGGGCATTGCTGGCCGATGAAGTCGGTCTGGGGAAGACCATTGAAGCCGGACTGGTGCTCTCCCAGAAATGGGCGGAGCGGCAACGCCGCATCCTGGTTATTACCCCTTCCAGCTTGCGCAAACAGTGGTACCAGGAGTTGACCGAGAAGTTCTTCCTGCCATGTCGGCTTCTGGAGTCCAAGTTTTACAATGCTGCCATCAAACAAGGCAGGTTCCGACCCTTTGAGGGGGACGAGATCGTCATCTGTTCTTATCACTTTGCCAAGAACAAGGCTGAGGATGTACATGCCGTCCCCTGGGATCTGGTGGTCATCGACGAGGCCCATCGTCTGCGCAATGTGTATAAGCCGTCCAACGTCATCGCTAATACCCTTAAATGGGCTCTGGCCGGCAAAGACAAGCTGTTACTCACCGCCACCCCGCTGCAGAACTCCCTGCTGGAGTTATTCGGCCTGGTCAGTTTCATTGATGAACATACCTTTGGTGATCTGAAGAGCTTCCGCGAGCAGTATGCCAATCTCAACCAGAAGCAGGTCTTCAATACCCTGAAGGCCCGGCTGCGCCCGATCTGTCATCGTACCCTGCGCCGTCAGGTCCTACCCTACATCAAATACACCCAACGCCTGCCCCTGGTCCAGGAGTTCACGCCGGAAGAAAGTGAGGACCGGCTCTATCACCTGGTTTCCAACTATCTGCAACGCGATAACCTGCAGGCACTGCCGGCCAGCCAGCGGACATTGATGACTCTGGTCCTCCGCAAGCTCCTGGCCTCTTCATCCTTCGCCATTGCCGGGGCCTTGACCTCTATTGCGAATCGTTTGAAAGATAAACTTCGCCGCCAGGCACCGGCTACGTCTCTTGAAGACGAACTGGACCAGGATTACGAAGCCCTTGATGAAACCGCCGAGGAATGGAACAACGGCGAGTCGGAACCACCGCTTTCCCAAGAAGATCGCTCCGCCATTGCCGGAGAAATCGATGACCTGGAAGCCTTTACCGAGCTTGCCCTCTCTATTGATCACAATGCCAAGGGGCGCTCCATGCTCACTGCCTTGGAGGTTGCCTTTGCCAAGGCGGCCCAGGCCGGGGCGGCCCGGAAGGCCATCATCTTCACCGAATCGCGCCGTACCCAGGATTATCTTTTGCGCCTTCTACTCGACAGCAAGTTTTCCAAGGGCATAGTTCTTTTTAACGGGTCAAACACTGACAAACGCTCTAAGCAGATCTATTCCGCCTGGGTTGAACGTCACCAAGGTTCGGATCGGGTGTCTGGTTCTCGCACTGCCGATATACGTTCGGCCCTGGTGGATTACTTCCGCGAAGAGGGGCGAATTATGATCGCCACCGAGGCGGGGGCCGAGGGGATCAATCTCCAGTTCTGTTCTCTGGTGGTTAATTACGACCTGCCCTGGAACCCGCAGCGCATCGAGCAACGCATCGGCCGTTGTCACCGATACGGTCAGCAGTGCGATGTAGTGGTGGTAAATTTTCTGAACCGCAACAACGCCGCTGATCTTCGGGTTTTTGAACTCCTCTCTGAAAAATTTAAACTCTTCGAGGGCGTTTTCGGGGCCAGTGACGAGGTTCTGGGGGCCATTGAGAGCGGGGTTGATTTTGAAAAGCGCATTGCCGCCATCTACCAGCAGTGCCGCCAACCGGAAGAAATTCAAACGGCCTTTGATCAGCTCCAACGCGAACTGAGCCTGGAGATCAATGAGGCCATGACCCGTACCCGCCGGCAGCTCATGGAGCATTTCGATGACGAGGTGAGAGAGAAACTCAAGGTCAGAGACAAGGATTCCAGAGCCTATCTCAACCGCTATGAACGGTTGCTGATGCAGATGAGCCGGCACGAACTGGCTGGCCACGCCGAGTTTATAAATGACTCTTCTTTTCGGCTCAACTCTCAACCATTCCCGAACCAGGCCGACCAAATTCCTTTGGGGCTCTATGAGTTGCCCCGCCGTTCCGGTGAGGCCCATCTTTTCCGATTAAATCACCTGCTGGCCGAATCACTCCTGGCCCAGGCAAAAAGTCGAGAGTTGCCACCTGCTGAAATCCGTTTCGATTATGGCCGGCATGACGGCAAGATTACCGCTCTTGAACCATTTATCGGCGAATCGGGCTGGCTCACGGCCTCGGTCTTTACCATCGAAGCACTCGACCAGGCGGAAGATTATATGATCCTCGCCGCTGTCACCGACCAGGGCCGCATGCTGGATGAGGAAAGCGCCAGGCGTCTGCTCAGTCTGCCTGCCTCAGTCAAAGGGTCAGCCCTCAAAATTCCTGCACTTGTATCATTGGATGAACACACCCGGAAGCGGCAGGCCACCATCCAAAGGGATATTTCCGAGCGCAATGCCCGTTTTTTCGAAGCCGAAGCCGACAAGCTTGACGGCTGGGCCGATGACCTCAAAATTGGCCTTGAACGTGAACTGAAGGAGTTGGACCGCCAGATAAAGGAGGCCCGGCGTGCTGCAACAGCAGCCTTGACCCTGGAAGAAAAACTCGCCGGCCAGAAGCAGATAAAGGCCCTGGAATCCCAGCGCAATCAGAAGCGACGGTCACTCTTTGAAGCCCAAGACGAAGTAGACCGGCAACGGGAGGAATTGATTGCCCAGATTGAAGGTAAGTTGCGGCAAAAAACGGAATTGAATCCACTTTTTATGATTCAATGGACTTTGTTGGCCGCGTAA
- the bioB gene encoding biotin synthase BioB has protein sequence MNHEWYQELARAGINHGIVDQKILQQVLTGNEVELLPLVNAAFTVRRHFHGREVTIHILNNVKNGLCPEDCNYCAQSRDSKAEIAEYPTKSDNEILAEAGQAYEAGAHRYCMVYAGRSASRKRVEKIAALVREIKTKYPLEVCVSAGIMDKEATALLKQAGLDRLNHNLNTARSRYASICTTHTYADRLNTLLAARQVGLEVCSGIIAGMGETPEELIELALALREVDARSIPVNFLLPIEGNIMSIPRNLTPEYCLRILCMFRLVNPDAEIRVAAGREAHLRSLEPLSLYPANSLFMDGYLNTKGNSREQTLRMILDAGFTIRSDKGLDELLARESKEGAEEERTGEGVVIKSARDLRPGDF, from the coding sequence ATGAATCATGAGTGGTATCAAGAACTGGCCCGCGCCGGTATCAACCACGGGATTGTTGATCAGAAGATCCTGCAGCAGGTATTGACCGGCAATGAGGTGGAATTGCTGCCCCTGGTCAATGCCGCCTTTACAGTAAGAAGACATTTCCACGGCCGCGAGGTGACCATCCATATTCTCAACAATGTCAAGAACGGACTCTGCCCCGAGGATTGCAACTACTGCGCCCAGTCCCGGGACAGCAAGGCCGAGATCGCCGAATACCCGACCAAGAGCGACAATGAGATCCTGGCCGAGGCCGGACAGGCCTATGAGGCCGGGGCCCACCGCTATTGCATGGTTTATGCCGGCCGGTCCGCGAGCCGCAAACGGGTGGAAAAAATTGCCGCCCTGGTCCGGGAGATTAAGACTAAATATCCGCTGGAGGTCTGCGTATCGGCCGGGATCATGGACAAAGAGGCAACGGCGCTCTTGAAACAGGCGGGCCTGGACCGGTTGAATCACAATCTCAACACCGCCCGTTCCCGCTACGCATCGATCTGCACCACCCATACCTATGCGGACCGGCTCAATACCCTGCTGGCGGCCCGTCAGGTGGGGCTGGAGGTCTGTTCCGGGATCATCGCCGGCATGGGCGAGACCCCGGAGGAGCTGATCGAGCTTGCCCTGGCGCTCCGCGAGGTGGACGCCCGCTCGATACCGGTTAATTTTTTATTGCCCATTGAAGGCAATATCATGAGCATTCCCCGCAACCTGACCCCGGAGTACTGTCTGCGCATCCTCTGCATGTTCCGGTTGGTGAATCCTGATGCCGAGATCCGGGTGGCGGCCGGCCGGGAGGCCCATTTGCGCAGCCTGGAGCCGCTCAGCCTCTATCCGGCCAACTCCCTGTTCATGGACGGCTACCTCAATACAAAAGGCAACAGCCGGGAGCAGACCCTGCGGATGATATTGGACGCGGGCTTTACCATCAGATCGGACAAGGGCCTGGATGAATTGCTGGCCCGGGAGAGCAAGGAAGGGGCGGAAGAAGAACGGACAGGGGAGGGGGTGGTGATCAAGTCGGCCCGGGACCTGCGGCCCGGCGATTTCTAA
- a CDS encoding M48 family metallopeptidase has protein sequence MNEYSLFVLLLLLGAFALETLAELLNLRALSPEPPRDCEDIYDPAEYRRSQEYTRVRTRFGFVASVFDLAILVGFWFAGGFELLDSLVRGWGNGPIVSGLFFITILALGKFLLSIPFSCYRTFVIEEQYGFNRSTVRTFVTDLLKTVFLSLLLGGALLALVLALFQYGGPGAWLYCWLATSLFLLVIQYIAPTWIMPWFNRFTPLADGELRTAILDYARQVNFSLANIFVMDGSRRSSKSNAFFTGFGRNRRIALFDTLIKNHTVKELVAVLAHEIGHYKKKHILQSMVLAILHAGILFFLLSLFLSRDELFAAFFVSRPSVYTGLVFFSLLFGPVELLLTPLLNKLSRVNEFAADRFAAKTLGGEKDLISALKKLSGQNLANLTPAPFYVMLHYSHPPLRQRLQALSRAGASLGEES, from the coding sequence ATGAACGAATACAGTCTGTTTGTCCTGCTCCTCCTGCTCGGGGCCTTTGCCCTGGAGACCCTGGCCGAGCTCCTGAACCTGCGGGCCCTCTCCCCGGAACCTCCCCGGGACTGCGAGGATATCTACGATCCGGCCGAGTACCGCCGGTCCCAGGAGTATACCCGGGTCCGGACCAGGTTCGGTTTTGTTGCCAGCGTTTTCGATCTGGCGATTCTAGTGGGCTTCTGGTTTGCCGGCGGGTTTGAACTTCTCGACTCCCTGGTGCGGGGCTGGGGAAATGGGCCAATCGTCAGCGGCCTCTTTTTCATCACCATCCTGGCCCTTGGCAAATTCCTGCTCTCCATTCCCTTTTCCTGTTACCGCACCTTTGTGATCGAAGAACAATACGGCTTTAACCGCTCCACGGTCCGGACCTTTGTGACCGATCTCCTTAAAACCGTTTTTCTAAGCCTGCTGCTGGGCGGCGCGTTGCTGGCCCTGGTGCTGGCCCTGTTCCAGTACGGTGGACCAGGGGCCTGGCTGTACTGCTGGCTGGCGACTTCGCTCTTTCTCCTGGTAATCCAGTATATCGCCCCCACCTGGATCATGCCCTGGTTCAACAGGTTCACCCCCCTGGCCGACGGTGAGCTGCGAACCGCGATCCTCGACTATGCCCGGCAGGTGAACTTTTCCCTGGCCAATATCTTTGTCATGGACGGCTCCCGCCGCTCCAGCAAGAGCAACGCCTTTTTCACCGGGTTCGGCCGCAACCGGCGGATCGCCCTGTTCGACACCCTGATCAAAAACCATACCGTCAAAGAGCTGGTGGCGGTCCTGGCCCACGAGATCGGCCATTACAAGAAAAAACATATCCTCCAGTCCATGGTATTGGCCATTCTCCATGCCGGGATCCTGTTCTTTTTACTTTCGCTGTTTCTCTCCCGCGACGAACTGTTTGCCGCCTTTTTTGTCAGCCGGCCCTCGGTGTACACCGGACTGGTCTTTTTCAGCCTGCTGTTCGGGCCGGTTGAGCTGCTCTTGACGCCCCTGCTCAACAAGCTTTCCCGGGTCAATGAGTTTGCGGCCGACCGGTTTGCCGCCAAGACCCTGGGCGGTGAAAAAGATCTGATCTCGGCCTTAAAGAAATTGTCCGGACAGAACCTGGCCAATCTGACCCCGGCCCCTTTTTATGTGATGCTGCATTATTCCCATCCCCCGCTGCGGCAGCGTTTGCAGGCGCTTTCCCGGGCCGGGGCATCCCTTGGAGAAGAATCATGA